A segment of the uncultured Desulfobulbus sp. genome:
CCATTACCCTGCCGCTCTCCGGAAGGGCTGTCTTTGCGGGGATGACCCTGATGTTCGCCCGGAGTCTTGGTGAGTTCGGTGCCACGATAATACTCGCAGGCAATATCCCCGGTGTCACCCAGACCATTCCCCTGGCAATTTACGAGTACACCAGCACTCCCGGTGGCGATCGTATGGCACTTTCGCTCTGCCTGGTTTCCATTCTGCTCTCTTTCATTGTCCTTCTTGCCAATAGCCTGGCCAATAAATCAATCGAGAGGAAGTAGGATGCAGCTTGATATCGATGTGCAGAAAAAGCAGGGTAATTTCCTTTTCCAGGCCCGATTTTGCCTCAACGGCAACCGGATTGGCCTGTTTGGTCCCTCGGGGAGCGGCAAGTCGACCCTGATGCATCTTTTAGCCGGGCTTCGCAGTCCTGACAGCGGCCATATTCGCCTTGACGATACGGTCCTGTTCGACAGTGGTGCCAAGATCAATCTGCCTCCGGACCAACGACGGGTCGGGGTCGTGTTTCAGCACTCCCACCTCTTTCCCCATATGAGTGTGCGGAAAAATCTCTTCTATGGATGGAAGAGGATCGCCCCCGAGGAGCGGCGAATCGATGCGGAGACGATTATCGAAGTGCTCAATCTCGGCCATCTGCTCGATCGAGGGGTGAATCTGCTCTCCGGCGGCGAACGCCAGCGGGTTGCCCTGGGGCGCACCGTGTTGACCTGCCCGCGGTTGATCCTGATGGATGAGCCCTTAACCGGCCTTGATGAGGAGCTGAAATTTCAGATCATTCCCTATCTCGCCAAGGTCTTTTCCCAGTTCAACATTCCTCTGCTCTTTATCAGTCACTCGCTGGTGGAGATGCGGCTGATGACTGAGCAGGTGCTGATGGTGGAAAACGGTCATGCCGAGCGAAGCATGAGCACCGAGGAGCTGGCCCAGTCCATCTGGGGCGCATCGCGCCAGGGATATGCCAACCTGATCAAGCTCGGACGTCCTGTACCCCACGGCGATCTTTGGGCGTACAAGTGGGGCAACCATCAACTTATTCTCACCGAATTCAGTACACACGAAGAGAATGTTTTTGAGTTGGATGCACGCGACATTTTGCTGTTCAAGCGGCATCCCGAGGCAACCAGTGCCCGCAACCTGCTGCCCTGTACGGTGCGCAAGGTGTTCACCGTCGGCAATCGGGTGCGACTGGAACTCGCCTGCGGCTCAGAGAAGTTGATCGTGCAGATTGTTCCGGATTCGGTGCGGGAACTGGGCATAGAGAAGGGGAGAGAGGTGGTGGCTGTTATCAAGGCGTCTGCCTTTCGCCACCTGGTTTAGGGTCGGTTCTTTCCTCAGTCAGAAGGAGCTCATAACAAAATCGTGAAGTTGGTTAAGAACTCGTAAGGGGTTGCTCACGAAAGGGGAAGAGCGAGATGTGGCGTGGTGGCTTTTGGGCTCCGTTTTCACATCCCGCTCATCGAATCGGACATGCGTATTTAACGCATCCGGCTTTCGGTCAGAACTTCATACCAACGCCTACAAAAGGTTTTGCGGTATCTTCGGCAGTTATATGATTCCCTGTCTTTTGTAAATGAACACGTCAGGATAGCGTGTTATTCCCTTGGCACTTTTTTTTGCTTTATGCCACCCACCTTTGATGGTGCTTGGTAGCGCTCCAATTTACCGTTGAACTGCGGATTATACTGTGTTGTTTGTTCGTGTTCGTGTCGGTAAGGCGAATGAATTTTTTGAAATCCTTGGCGATAAATTGCGGTCCGTTATCGAAGATATTCCGCGGCCTGGCCTGGGTTTACGGGTTGTGGAACACGCCTAGCCGCAAAGCCTTGCCTGGTGGGCGTTGGCGGGTGGTGCCGATTTTGGCGTGTGCCCACAGGTATTGCACTTATTTTTCAAGGGGCTTAATGCCAAAAATTTTGGTCGGTAGCGGAGTTACAAGTTTTTTCATCAGTTCACGACAGGCTTCCGGCGCTGAATTAATCTGAAAAAAACTGTGCTGGTCGTTTTGAAACTCAGTGGCTTGAAGTTTGGCTAAGTTGCGCCGTATCCGGGACCAGGGCTCCCCGCACTCACGTTCCGCAACGCGCTCTATGAGCAGCGCCAGAACACAGATTTTTACATGCGTTTCGATGCGCCGTGCGGCCCAATGATACATAGGCATCATTTTGATCTGGGTGCGCTTGAGGGATCGGAAACACCGTTCGATAACCAAAAGCCCTTTGTAGCCAAGGGCCGCATCTTCAAGGCTGATGGTGTCATCGTTGGTTTCCAGCACCCACTTGCCGTCGTAGCGTTTGGCCTCGGTGATGGCTGCTCGGTCCAGGCGAATTTTTCCGGCCTCGGTTGTTGTCAGGTATCGCTTGTATCGTTTTGAGGCCAGCAGTTCGACGGCCCATTGGGCGGAAGCATCACGGTCTTTATGGCCGGCAAGCTGCTCTTCGAGCATGCCGACGATCTCTTCCCGTTGTATTCGTTGCCGCTCTGCTTCCTTTGGGTTGAAGCAGAGGATGTATCGCCGCCGTCGCTCGCCAT
Coding sequences within it:
- the modC gene encoding molybdenum ABC transporter ATP-binding protein; protein product: MQLDIDVQKKQGNFLFQARFCLNGNRIGLFGPSGSGKSTLMHLLAGLRSPDSGHIRLDDTVLFDSGAKINLPPDQRRVGVVFQHSHLFPHMSVRKNLFYGWKRIAPEERRIDAETIIEVLNLGHLLDRGVNLLSGGERQRVALGRTVLTCPRLILMDEPLTGLDEELKFQIIPYLAKVFSQFNIPLLFISHSLVEMRLMTEQVLMVENGHAERSMSTEELAQSIWGASRQGYANLIKLGRPVPHGDLWAYKWGNHQLILTEFSTHEENVFELDARDILLFKRHPEATSARNLLPCTVRKVFTVGNRVRLELACGSEKLIVQIVPDSVRELGIEKGREVVAVIKASAFRHLV